In one Nicotiana sylvestris chromosome 8, ASM39365v2, whole genome shotgun sequence genomic region, the following are encoded:
- the LOC104239644 gene encoding uncharacterized protein isoform X2: MLCASLPGLDGGAVKASSAAMASLDIYSSIGCWIGNEKGKWNKLAAATTKAPMKRRFNISAMSSSALAESRCTSSTKFYQEVLNDAREKFTQEISFQSKDRDISLSKALLYVASEDEAFMAFNREMDAYSLQSERRSASLPSDATEYTCVEAMPLAGKNMNEWMVELDVIAREVEVELVSREIGCDLAEVLDAVNMVLFKSRGFKRSSVLVDSKCAYLHSVLSSGYCSAILLSVIYIEVCRRLNLTIVGSRVGEDFLIWPQTGNPEELFKVISGHSLFGIVNGKCVDDPRSRASDINSNSLPGLELATNREIIGIALANLMRLHWKRASRANHGLMLTSPLRSVDHADDKFNRLNVPLLRPQDLRLAIMASERLLILQPHNWALRRDHGMMLYYSREYEEAVQELSICMAFAPEEEAQVLEPFVEKLHLLRVESSWKSRGKKGHLTVS; encoded by the exons ATGCTGTGTGCATCATTGCCTGGGTTGGACGGTGGTGCTGTGAAAGCATCTTCAGCAGCTATGGCTTCTTTGGATATTTACAGCAG TATTGGATGTTGGATTGGGAATGAGAAAGGAAAGTGGAACAAATTGGCTGCTGCAACTACAAAGGCACCAATGAAGAGGAGGTTCAACATTTCTGCTATGTCTTCCTCTGCTCTAGCTGAATCACGATGTACTTCTAGTACCAAATTTTATCAGGAG GTTCTTAACGATGCCCGGGAAAAATTTACCCAGGAGATATCTTTCCAATCCAAGGACAGAGATATTTCTCTGTCAAAG GCTTTGCTTTATGTGGCCTCTGAAGACGAGGCATTTATGGCTTTCAACCGGGAGATGGATGCGTATTCTCTCCAAAGCGAGAGGAGATCTGCTTCATTGCCTTCTGATGCCACAGAATATACATGCGTGGAGGCCATGCCTCTTGCTGGAAAGAATATGAATGAGTGGATGGTTGAGTTGGATGTCATTGCTAGAGAAGTGGAAGTAGAGCTAGTTTCGAGAGAAATAGGATGCGATTTGGCTGAAGTTTTGGATGCAGTGAACATGGTTCTTTTTAAGTCAAGGGGATTCAAAAGGTCATCTGTACTTGTGGATTCAAAGTGTGCATACCTGCATTCAGTGTTAAGCTCTGGATATTGTAGTG CAATTTTGCTTAGCGTCATTTATATTGAAGTCTGTCGAAGACTTAATCTGACCATTGTGGGATCCCGAGTTGGGGAAGATTTTTTAATATGGCCCCAAACTGGAAACCCTGAG GAGCTATTCAAGGTTATTTCTGGTCACAGCTTGTTTGGTATTGTTAATGGCAAGTGCGTCGACGACCCTAGATCAAGGGCTTCTGACATCAATAGTAATTCGTTGCCGGGGCTTGAGTTAGCAACAAACCGAGAAATTATCGGAATAGCTTTGGCTAATTTGATG AGGCTTCACTGGAAACGTGCTTCAAGAGCAAATCATGGTTTGATGCTGACTTCTCCCCTTAGATCTGTTGATCATGCAGATGATAAGTTTAATCGTCTGAATGTCCCATTGTTGCGGCCTCAAGATTTGAG GCTGGCCATTATGGCTTCAGAAAGATTGCTCATTCTGCAGCCACACAATTGGGCTCTGAGGAGAGACCATGGCATGATGTTGTATTATAGTAG GGAATATGAAGAGGCAGTTCAGGAGCTTAGCATTTGCATGGCCTTTGCCCCAGAAGAAGAGGCACAAGTTCTGGAACCTTTTGTTGAGAAATTACATTTGTTGCGGGTTGAATCATCTTGGAAGTCTCGGGGAAAGAAAGGCCATTTAACAGTTTCTTGA
- the LOC104239644 gene encoding uncharacterized protein isoform X3 gives MLCASLPGLDGGAVKASSAAMASLDIYSRCGFDDSIGCWIGNEKGKWNKLAAATTKAPMKRRFNISAMSSSALAESRCTSSTKFYQEVLNDAREKFTQEISFQSKDRDISLSKALLYVASEDEAFMAFNREMDAYSLQSERRSASLPSDATEYTCVEAMPLAGKNMNEWMVELDVIAREVEVELVSREIGCDLAEVLDAVNMVLFKSRGFKRSSVLVDSKCAYLHSVLSSGYCSAILLSVIYIEVCRRLNLTIVGSRVGEDFLIWPQTGNPEELFKVISGHSLFGIVNGKCVDDPRSRASDINSNSLPGLELATNREIIGIALANLMRLHWKRASRANHGLMLTSPLRSVDHADDKFNRLNVPLLRPQDLRFKMLNCNLGMRKGELRILDAYFFSYLILTFY, from the exons ATGCTGTGTGCATCATTGCCTGGGTTGGACGGTGGTGCTGTGAAAGCATCTTCAGCAGCTATGGCTTCTTTGGATATTTACAGCAG GTGTGGTTTTGATGATAGTATTGGATGTTGGATTGGGAATGAGAAAGGAAAGTGGAACAAATTGGCTGCTGCAACTACAAAGGCACCAATGAAGAGGAGGTTCAACATTTCTGCTATGTCTTCCTCTGCTCTAGCTGAATCACGATGTACTTCTAGTACCAAATTTTATCAGGAG GTTCTTAACGATGCCCGGGAAAAATTTACCCAGGAGATATCTTTCCAATCCAAGGACAGAGATATTTCTCTGTCAAAG GCTTTGCTTTATGTGGCCTCTGAAGACGAGGCATTTATGGCTTTCAACCGGGAGATGGATGCGTATTCTCTCCAAAGCGAGAGGAGATCTGCTTCATTGCCTTCTGATGCCACAGAATATACATGCGTGGAGGCCATGCCTCTTGCTGGAAAGAATATGAATGAGTGGATGGTTGAGTTGGATGTCATTGCTAGAGAAGTGGAAGTAGAGCTAGTTTCGAGAGAAATAGGATGCGATTTGGCTGAAGTTTTGGATGCAGTGAACATGGTTCTTTTTAAGTCAAGGGGATTCAAAAGGTCATCTGTACTTGTGGATTCAAAGTGTGCATACCTGCATTCAGTGTTAAGCTCTGGATATTGTAGTG CAATTTTGCTTAGCGTCATTTATATTGAAGTCTGTCGAAGACTTAATCTGACCATTGTGGGATCCCGAGTTGGGGAAGATTTTTTAATATGGCCCCAAACTGGAAACCCTGAG GAGCTATTCAAGGTTATTTCTGGTCACAGCTTGTTTGGTATTGTTAATGGCAAGTGCGTCGACGACCCTAGATCAAGGGCTTCTGACATCAATAGTAATTCGTTGCCGGGGCTTGAGTTAGCAACAAACCGAGAAATTATCGGAATAGCTTTGGCTAATTTGATG AGGCTTCACTGGAAACGTGCTTCAAGAGCAAATCATGGTTTGATGCTGACTTCTCCCCTTAGATCTGTTGATCATGCAGATGATAAGTTTAATCGTCTGAATGTCCCATTGTTGCGGCCTCAAGATTTGAG GTTCAAGATGCTAAATTGCAACCTTGGCATGAGAAAGGGAGAATTGAGAATTTTGGACgcatattttttttcttatttgattCTAACATTCTACTAA
- the LOC104239644 gene encoding uncharacterized protein isoform X1, with the protein MLCASLPGLDGGAVKASSAAMASLDIYSRCGFDDSIGCWIGNEKGKWNKLAAATTKAPMKRRFNISAMSSSALAESRCTSSTKFYQEVLNDAREKFTQEISFQSKDRDISLSKALLYVASEDEAFMAFNREMDAYSLQSERRSASLPSDATEYTCVEAMPLAGKNMNEWMVELDVIAREVEVELVSREIGCDLAEVLDAVNMVLFKSRGFKRSSVLVDSKCAYLHSVLSSGYCSAILLSVIYIEVCRRLNLTIVGSRVGEDFLIWPQTGNPEELFKVISGHSLFGIVNGKCVDDPRSRASDINSNSLPGLELATNREIIGIALANLMRLHWKRASRANHGLMLTSPLRSVDHADDKFNRLNVPLLRPQDLRLAIMASERLLILQPHNWALRRDHGMMLYYSREYEEAVQELSICMAFAPEEEAQVLEPFVEKLHLLRVESSWKSRGKKGHLTVS; encoded by the exons ATGCTGTGTGCATCATTGCCTGGGTTGGACGGTGGTGCTGTGAAAGCATCTTCAGCAGCTATGGCTTCTTTGGATATTTACAGCAG GTGTGGTTTTGATGATAGTATTGGATGTTGGATTGGGAATGAGAAAGGAAAGTGGAACAAATTGGCTGCTGCAACTACAAAGGCACCAATGAAGAGGAGGTTCAACATTTCTGCTATGTCTTCCTCTGCTCTAGCTGAATCACGATGTACTTCTAGTACCAAATTTTATCAGGAG GTTCTTAACGATGCCCGGGAAAAATTTACCCAGGAGATATCTTTCCAATCCAAGGACAGAGATATTTCTCTGTCAAAG GCTTTGCTTTATGTGGCCTCTGAAGACGAGGCATTTATGGCTTTCAACCGGGAGATGGATGCGTATTCTCTCCAAAGCGAGAGGAGATCTGCTTCATTGCCTTCTGATGCCACAGAATATACATGCGTGGAGGCCATGCCTCTTGCTGGAAAGAATATGAATGAGTGGATGGTTGAGTTGGATGTCATTGCTAGAGAAGTGGAAGTAGAGCTAGTTTCGAGAGAAATAGGATGCGATTTGGCTGAAGTTTTGGATGCAGTGAACATGGTTCTTTTTAAGTCAAGGGGATTCAAAAGGTCATCTGTACTTGTGGATTCAAAGTGTGCATACCTGCATTCAGTGTTAAGCTCTGGATATTGTAGTG CAATTTTGCTTAGCGTCATTTATATTGAAGTCTGTCGAAGACTTAATCTGACCATTGTGGGATCCCGAGTTGGGGAAGATTTTTTAATATGGCCCCAAACTGGAAACCCTGAG GAGCTATTCAAGGTTATTTCTGGTCACAGCTTGTTTGGTATTGTTAATGGCAAGTGCGTCGACGACCCTAGATCAAGGGCTTCTGACATCAATAGTAATTCGTTGCCGGGGCTTGAGTTAGCAACAAACCGAGAAATTATCGGAATAGCTTTGGCTAATTTGATG AGGCTTCACTGGAAACGTGCTTCAAGAGCAAATCATGGTTTGATGCTGACTTCTCCCCTTAGATCTGTTGATCATGCAGATGATAAGTTTAATCGTCTGAATGTCCCATTGTTGCGGCCTCAAGATTTGAG GCTGGCCATTATGGCTTCAGAAAGATTGCTCATTCTGCAGCCACACAATTGGGCTCTGAGGAGAGACCATGGCATGATGTTGTATTATAGTAG GGAATATGAAGAGGCAGTTCAGGAGCTTAGCATTTGCATGGCCTTTGCCCCAGAAGAAGAGGCACAAGTTCTGGAACCTTTTGTTGAGAAATTACATTTGTTGCGGGTTGAATCATCTTGGAAGTCTCGGGGAAAGAAAGGCCATTTAACAGTTTCTTGA